In Citrus sinensis cultivar Valencia sweet orange chromosome 2, DVS_A1.0, whole genome shotgun sequence, a single genomic region encodes these proteins:
- the LOC102619265 gene encoding probable O-methyltransferase 3: MNLIDGEHDTELLEAQAHVWNHIFNFINSMSLKCAVELGIPDIINKHGKPMTLNELVSALTINPSKTRCVYRLMRILIHSGFFAQQTLNSSLNNNDEEQGYVLTNASKLLLKDNPLSVTPFLQAMLDPILLSPWLKLSTWFQNDDPTPFDTAHGKSFWEYAGDEPKINNFFNEAMASDARLATSVVIHKCKDVFEGLNSLVDVGGGTGTVAKAIAKAFPNLECTDFDLPHVVNGLESDLANLKYVGGDMFEAIPPADAVLFKWILHDWNDEECVKILKKCKEAITSDVKKGKVIIIDMMRENKKRDSESIETQLFFDMLMMVLVTGTERDEKEWAKLFADAGFNDYKITPILGLRSLIEVYP, from the exons ATGAATTTGATTGATGGAGAGCATGATACTGAGCTACTTGAAGCTCAAGCTCATGTTTGGAATcacattttcaatttcataaactCCATGTCACTTAAATGCGCTGTTGAATTAGGCATACCAGATATTATCAACAAACATGGCAAACCCATGACCCTGAACGAGCTTGTTAGTGCCTTAACAATAAACCCATCAAAAACCCGATGTGTGTATCGCTTGATGCGCATTCTGATCCACTCAGGCTTCTTTGCACAGCAAACGCTAAATAGCAGCCTAAATAACAATGACGAAGAACAAGGTTATGTTCTCACAAATGCTTCTAAACTTCTCCTAAAAGACAACCCCTTAAGCGTGACACCTTTCTTGCAAGCCATGCTAGATCCTATTTTGCTATCACCGTGGCTGAAACTGAGCACTTGGTTTCAAAACGACGATCCTACGCCGTTTGATACGGCACATGGGAAGAGTTTTTGGGAGTATGCTGGGGACGAGCCAAAgattaacaatttcttcaatgAAGCCATGGCAAGTGATGCGCGGTTGGCAACAAGTGTGGTGATACATAAGTGTAAGGATGTGTTTGAAGGTTTGAATTCGTTAGTGGATGTGGGTGGGGGCACGGGAACCGTGGCCAAGGCCATAGCTAAAGCGTTTCCTAATTTGGAGTGCACTGATTTTGATCTGCCACATGTGGTTAATGGCCTCGAAAGCGATTTGGCCAATCTCAAATATGTCGGAGGGGACATGTTTGAGGCCATTCCCCCAGCTGATGCGGTTCTATTCAAG TGGATATTACATGACTGGAATGATGAAGAATGCGTGAAGATTCTTAAGAAATGTAAGGAAGCAATTACGAGCGATGTTAAGAAAGGTAAGGTGATTATTATCGACATGATgagagagaataaaaaaagggaTTCTGAGTCTATTGAAACACAACTCTTCTTTGATATGTTGATGATGGTCTTGGTCACCGGAACAGAGCGAGATGAGAAAGAATGGGCCAAACTTTTTGCGGATGCTGGTTTTAATGACTATAAAATTACCCCCATTTTAGGTTTAAGATCTCTTATTGAGGTTTATCCTTAA
- the LOC102619764 gene encoding OPA3-like protein, protein MILPVFKLGTLALKTFCKPIANRLKKEAGMHPKFRQIIINIAQANHRLTTNMQRRIYGHSTDVAIRPLDEEKAVQAAADLLGELFVFSVAGAAVIFEVQRSSRSEARKEEQQRLELEAMKQRDEDLMREVERLRQKLAGLEQLAKGRELIGALNFRHAYDSENEKAKST, encoded by the exons ATGATATTACCAGTGTTTAAGCTAGGAACACTTGCACTGAAAACATTTTGCAAACCCATAGCCAATCGCCTCAAGAAAGAAGCTGGCATGCACCCCAAGTTCCGCCAGATTATCATCAATATCGCGCAG GCAAATCATCGATTGACAACAAATATGCAAAGGCGGATATATGGTCATTCCACTGACGTTGCAATTCGGCCACTGGATGAGGAAAAAGCTGTCCAAGCTGCAGCGGATCTTCTTGGTGAACTCTTTGTGTTCTCG GTTGCAGGAGCCGCTGTTATTTTTGAGGTGCAGAGAAGTTCCAGATCTGAAGCAAGAAAAGAGGAGCAGCAGAGGCTAGAGTTAGAG GCAATGAAGCAAAGAGATGAAGATCTAATGAGAGAAGTTGAGCGTCTCAGACAGAAACTTGCAGGGCTAGAACAACTTGCCAAAGGACGCGAATTAATTGGTGCATTGAATTTTAGGCATGCTTATGACAGTGAAAACGAAAAAGCAAAATCAACTTAA
- the LOC102619452 gene encoding transcription factor VOZ1, translating into MQSGSKSKCASASHQFLLDSAKNRLNDLQEKFANLRVARKEGRANDVAVLEEQVNQILREWNSELSAPSPASSLLGGSLGLFPNDIDRLLQLGDEQDDATSPLAGFAEMKPQPDVQGHPGTMMAFQEDYVVNNELQGHCFQGFDKCEDSASGLHNPTVGISGLTTQLDYSHLIFRQELENLLLDGVNGTEECEKDIGPNSLPIIHPPPSAFMGPKCALWDCTRPALGSELFEDYCSNFHATLAVSEDSPGLTPVLRPGGINLKDSLLFNAVNARAQGKRVGIPHCEGAATTKSPWNATELFDLALLEGETIREWLFFDKHRKAFESGTRKQRSLPDHSGRGWHESRKLVMKEFGGQKRSYYMDPQPSDGLEWHLYEYEIIGFDAYALYRLEVKLASEKKSPKVKVTKDSLADLQKKMGRLTADVPVDNKSSFKGKIETNGKVDSATVNSSQNEMTSATEILHHGSSSPYKYLADNSADYYHKY; encoded by the exons ATGCAGAGTGGTTCAAAGAGCAAGTGTGCATCTGCATCCCACCAGTTCTTGCTGGACAGTGCAAAGAACCGGCTTAATGATCTCCAAGAAAAGTTTGCTAATCTTAGAGTTGCTAGGAAGGAGGGTCGGGCAAATGATGTTGCAGTGTTGGAGGAGCAAGTCAATCAGATACTTCGAGAGTGGAACTCTGAGCTTAGTGCTCCATCCCCAGCCTCTTCATTACTA GGTGGTAGTCTTGGATTATTCCCCAATGACATAGACCGTCTGCTACAATTAGGTGATGAGCAAGACGATGCCACCAGTCCATTAGCTGGATTTGCAGAGATGAAACCTCAGCCTGATGTCCAAGGCCATCCTGGCACAATGATGGCATTTCAAGAG GACTATGTGGTAAACAATGAGCTGCAGGGACATTGTTTCCAAGGGTTTGATAAATGTGAGGACTCTGCCTCAGGCTTGCACAACCCCACGGTTGGTATCTCGGGGTTAACTACTCAGTTGGATTATTCCCACTTAATATTTCGTCAAGAATTAGAGAATTTGCTTCTTGATGGTGTGAATGGTACTGAAGAATGTGAGAAGGATATTGGACCCAATAGTCTGCCTATCATCCATCCTCCACCATCTGCTTTTATGGGGCCAAAATGTGCACTTTGGGATTGTACTAGGCCCGCTCTAGGTTCTGAGTTGTTCGAGGACTACTGCAGCAACTTTCATGCTACCCTGGCTGTTAGTGAAGACTCTCCTGGTTTGACTCCAGTTCTGCGTCCCGGGGGCATTAACTTGAAGGATAGTTTACTTTTTAATGCTGTTAATGCTAGGGCACAGGGTAAGCGTGTGGGTATCCCTCATTGCGAGGGGGCAGCTACTACAAAATCTCCATGGAATGCTACAG AGCTATTTGATCTTGCTTTACTTGAAGGTGAAACAATTAGAGAGTGGCTCTTTTTTGATAAGCATAGAAAGGCATTTGAGAGTGGAACAAGGAAGCAGAGGTCCTTGCCAGATCATAGTGGACGTGGTTGGCATGAATCAAGAAAGCTGGTTATGAAGGAGTTTGGGGGACAAAAGAGGTCCTATTACATGGACCCGCAACCTTCTGATGGTTTGGAGTGGCATTTATACGAGTATGAGATCATTGGCTTCGATGCGTATGCATTATATAGATTAGAAGTCAAGCTTGCCAGTGAGAAGAAGAGTCCCAAAGTAAAAGTAACAAAGGATTCACTTGCCGATCtgcaaaagaaaatgggaCGGCTCACTGCTGATGTTCCTGTGGATAATAAATCCTCTTTCAAGGGCAAGATAGAGACTAATGGAAAAGTTGACTCGGCAACTGTTAATTCTTCTCAAAATGAAATGACTTCTGCTACTGAAATTCTGCATCATGGTTCAAGTAGTCCATACAAGTATCTTGCTGACAATTCGGCTGACTATTATCACAAGTATTGA